GGGATCACGGTGTTGCGCGATCCCACGATGGTCACCGGTGCGTCAAGTGCGTCGAAGGCCAGTGACTGCACGTTCTGTGCGACGTCCTGCAGCACCGAGCCGCGTTCACACGCGTCCGAGCTCAGCAGCAGGCGGCCTGTCTTCTTCACTGATTCGATCAGCTTGTCGTAGTTCAGCGGGCAGACGAAGCGCAGGTCGATGACCTCAGCGGACATGCCGTACTTTTCTTCCAGAATGTCGGCTGCTTCAAGCGCACGGTAGAGCGTCGCGCCCAGGGTTGCAATGGTGATGTCCTTGCCTTCGCGACGGATGGCGGGCTCACCTTCAGGTGTTTCGTAGTAGCCCTCGGGCACGCCCCCCTCTTCGAAGTCTTCGCCCTTGTCGTACAGCTGCTGGGATTCGAAGAAGACCACGGGATCCGTGCCGTGCAGCGCCAGATTCAACATGCCCTTTGCGTCGGTTGGCGTGGCCGGGAAGTATACCTTCAGGCCAGGAATGTGAGCGGTCAGAGCTGTCCAGTCCTGTGAGTGCTGCGCACCGTACTTGTTGCCGACAGACACGCGCAGCACCAGTGGCATCTTGATCAGGCCCGCGGCCATTGCCTGCCATTTGGCCATCTGGTTGAACACTTCGTCACCGGAGCGGCCCAGGAAGTCGCAGTACATGAGTTCTGCAACAGCGCGGCCACCACAGATCGCGTACCCAACACCGGCACCGACAATCGCCGCTTCGGAAATCGGCGAGTTGAACAGGCGACGGTACGGCAGGGCTTCGGTCAGGCCACGGTAGACGGCGAATGCACCACCCCAGTCGCGGTTCTCTTCGCCCCATGCCGCCATCGTCGGGTCGACGGAGAAGCGATGAATCATGGCTTCGAACAGGGCGTCACGGAACTGGAACATCTTCATCTTCGAGACGGGCTTGCCGTTCTCGTCGCGCGAAGAGCGGATCTTCTTGGACAAAGCCTTGATACGCGGGTTGTCCTCGAGGGTGATTTCAGATTCGCCCTCCTCCATTGCCCCGGTGGGCGTGTTGGAGAACATGGCGTTTTCGACGTACTCGGGTCCCACACGCGGACACTTCTCATCGTCGGATGCCAGCACCAGCACCTTGGTGAGCTTCTCGGTGAACTTCGCGGAGAAGTCATCGATGTCGCCCTGGGAGACCAGGCCGTTGGAGATGAGCAGCTCAGAGTATGTCTTGATGCAGTCGACTTCCTCCCACAGATCCACTTCAGCCTTGTCGCGATAGCTGGAGGCGTCGGACGGGGAGTGGCCTGAGAAGCGGTAGGTCAGAGTGTCCATGAGGACAGGTCCGCGACCTTCTTCCAGGATCTTCTTCTTGCGCGTGACGGCATCTGCAACGGCCAGCGGGTTAATGCCGTCGACGCGTTCGGCGTGCATGGCTTCGGGGTTGACACCTGCGCCAACGCGGGCCAAAACGTCGTATCCCATTGTTTCGCCGGAGGTCTGGCCGCCCATTCCGTAGAAGTTGTTGAAGAAGTTGTACATGATCGGCGGGTTGCCGCCGTCTTCTTCGCGCCACAGCGTGCGGTACTGATCCATCGATGCCAGCTGGATGGCTTCCCATACCGGGCCACAGCCCAGGGCTGCGTCACCGACGTTGGCCACCACGATGCCGGGCTTGCGGTTAATGCGCTTGTAGAGCGCTGCGCCCGTGGCAATGGGTGCCGAGCCGCCAACAATGGCGTTGTTCGGCATGGAACCGAAAGGCTGGAAGAAGGCATGCATCGAGCCGCCCATGCCGCGGTTGAAGCCTGCCTTACGGGCGAAGATCTCCGCCAGCGTGCCGAACAGGATGAAGTTTTCGGACAGCTCACGCAGGTTCTCGTACCCGATTTCTTCGGCCAGTCCCAGCGTTTCACCGTCGAGGAAGCCCTTCATAACTGCTTCCAGATCAGCGTCCTCGTACTGGCGTGCAGCTGAGAAGGACTTGGACAGGATCTCACCGTGTGAGCGGTGAGAGCCGAAGATGAAATCGTCGGGGGTCAGCACAAAGGACTGGCCGACGTATGCGGCTTCCTGACCGATTCCCAGGTGGGCGGGGCCACGGTGGTTGTATTCCACGCCCTGCCATCCGCCGGTCTTCTTGATGGAATCAAGCATGGATTCAAATGTGCGCACCGCGATCATGTCGTGGAGCATCTGCACCATGCCATCTTTGCCGTATCGGCCGACCTCGGTGTCAAGGTCGAACGTGTATTGGTTGATCGGAATATCTGGAATGGTGATCTTTCCGGACGCGCGGACCTTCGCCGGGTCAACTGTCAGTGACTTCGTCATGTTCTTTCTTTCGCCTACTTCTAATCAGTTACGTCGGTGCGCTCAGGCTTTGACAGCCCAGGCAGCTTCGCGGATGAGTTCAGATACTGTCGGGTGCGGGACGACAAGCTGACGCAGGTCGTCCAGTGTCAGTTCGGTTTCGAGGACGGCGCATGCGCCCCAGATCATCTCGGATGCGTATGTGCCCAACACGTGAATGCCGAGGACGTGGTTCGTCTCAGCATCCACAATCACTTTGGCGCTGCCGGGTGCTTTGAAGCCGTTCTCAGCGATGAACCGGCCGGACATCTGGCCAGGCACGGACCCGACCTTAATGGCGCGTCCCTCAGCCTTGGCCTTCGATTCGGTCAGTCCCACACCGGCTGCTTCCGGCAGGCAATACACAGCCCATGGGATCGTGTTCCAGCGCATCACCTGTCCACGCTTGTAGGCCTGGTCATCCAGGATGTTCGCCGCCACGACCTCGCCCATGCGGTATGCAGCGTGCGCCAGCAGGGAACGACCCGTCACATCACCGATGGCCCACACGTTGGGAAGGTTCGTGCGCAGGCGGTCATCAACCGTTATGCCGCGGCGCCCGATGTCAAGTCCGGATTCTTCAGCTCCCCAGCCGCGCGTGGCTGGGCGACGACCCACCGCCATGAGAACCAGGTCGGCCTCCACCGTGTGCTTCTGGCCATCCTTGGAGAAGACGACGTTCGATCCTTCGACCGCCTCCACCTTGCAGCCGAGGTTGAAGGTGATGGCGGGCATCGCCTTGCGCAGCTGAGCTGCCATGTCGTCATCCATAAAGGGCAGGATCTCGTCCATCATTTCGACGACGGTCACTTCACTGCCCAGGCTGGAGAACAACGAGGCGAACTCCACGCCGATGACACCGCCACCGATGACGGCCAGTCGTTTCGGCACGTCGGAGATAGATAACAGTCCGGTGGAATCCACGACCTTTTCGTTGTCGGCGCTGCCCGGGATGGGCGGCATCGCAGGAACTGAACCGGTCGCGATGATGACGTGTTCAGCGGTGTAGTGCGTGTCATCCACGCGTACCTTGCCGGGGCCTTCGAAGTAGCCACGCCCGTACACGACGGTGCAGCCGGCTTTCTTGACGCTGGCTCCCACGCCTCCGACCAGACCTTTGACGACCTGGCCCTTCCACTTTTGCATCGCTTCCCAGTCATAGGAGGCACCCTCGATCCCCACGCCGTAGGCGCCGGCCTCACTCGCGTGCACGTAGTGCTTCGCGGAGTTCAGCAGGGTCTTGGTGGGGATACATCCCACCGTCAGGCATGTGCCGCCGAGATCTTTCTCCTCGATCAGCAGGACTTTCTTGCCGCCGTTGCCGAGGCGTTCGGCTGCAAGATATCCGCCCGGGCCTCCGCCCAGTACGATGACGTCGAATTTTGTCTCTGTCATGGCGCTCATCCCAATACTGTCAGGTCGATGTTTTCGATGGCGTTGACCAGGTCGCGCAGGAATCGCGCTGCGTCAGCACCATCAATCACCTGGTGGTCAGCGGTCAGCGAGAAGCCGATCCTCTTTTCCACCACAACATTTCCGTCATTGTCGAGGGCGGCCCGCGGCGTCACAGCTGCCACGCCCAGGATCGCGACCTGCGGACGGTTGATGATCGGTGTGAAGGTCTCCACGCCGAACGATCCCAGATTCGTCACGGTGAAGGTGCCGCCGTTGAGCAGGTCGGGGCTGATAGTGCCGTCAATCGAATCACCAGCCACCTGCTTGGAGGCAGCGGAGAATTCCTTCAGGTTCATGGCGTTGGCTCCGCGGATCACCGGGACCAGCAGGCCGCGCGGAGTATCGACGGCCACCCCGAGGTGAATGTTCTGGAACTTCGTGTAGGTGCCGTCAGCCAGATGCGCGTTGAATGTCGGGTACTTCGCGATCGTCTTGACGACTGCGTATCCGACCAGGTCACCGATCGTAATGGCATTGACGCCCAGTGAT
The sequence above is a segment of the Schaalia radingae genome. Coding sequences within it:
- a CDS encoding alpha-ketoacid dehydrogenase subunit alpha/beta; protein product: MTKSLTVDPAKVRASGKITIPDIPINQYTFDLDTEVGRYGKDGMVQMLHDMIAVRTFESMLDSIKKTGGWQGVEYNHRGPAHLGIGQEAAYVGQSFVLTPDDFIFGSHRSHGEILSKSFSAARQYEDADLEAVMKGFLDGETLGLAEEIGYENLRELSENFILFGTLAEIFARKAGFNRGMGGSMHAFFQPFGSMPNNAIVGGSAPIATGAALYKRINRKPGIVVANVGDAALGCGPVWEAIQLASMDQYRTLWREEDGGNPPIMYNFFNNFYGMGGQTSGETMGYDVLARVGAGVNPEAMHAERVDGINPLAVADAVTRKKKILEEGRGPVLMDTLTYRFSGHSPSDASSYRDKAEVDLWEEVDCIKTYSELLISNGLVSQGDIDDFSAKFTEKLTKVLVLASDDEKCPRVGPEYVENAMFSNTPTGAMEEGESEITLEDNPRIKALSKKIRSSRDENGKPVSKMKMFQFRDALFEAMIHRFSVDPTMAAWGEENRDWGGAFAVYRGLTEALPYRRLFNSPISEAAIVGAGVGYAICGGRAVAELMYCDFLGRSGDEVFNQMAKWQAMAAGLIKMPLVLRVSVGNKYGAQHSQDWTALTAHIPGLKVYFPATPTDAKGMLNLALHGTDPVVFFESQQLYDKGEDFEEGGVPEGYYETPEGEPAIRREGKDITIATLGATLYRALEAADILEEKYGMSAEVIDLRFVCPLNYDKLIESVKKTGRLLLSSDACERGSVLQDVAQNVQSLAFDALDAPVTIVGSRNTVIPAAELEKTFFPQPEWMIDAIHERIVPLPGHTPTTNQTEGELARRNRLGI
- the lpdA gene encoding dihydrolipoyl dehydrogenase, which translates into the protein MTETKFDVIVLGGGPGGYLAAERLGNGGKKVLLIEEKDLGGTCLTVGCIPTKTLLNSAKHYVHASEAGAYGVGIEGASYDWEAMQKWKGQVVKGLVGGVGASVKKAGCTVVYGRGYFEGPGKVRVDDTHYTAEHVIIATGSVPAMPPIPGSADNEKVVDSTGLLSISDVPKRLAVIGGGVIGVEFASLFSSLGSEVTVVEMMDEILPFMDDDMAAQLRKAMPAITFNLGCKVEAVEGSNVVFSKDGQKHTVEADLVLMAVGRRPATRGWGAEESGLDIGRRGITVDDRLRTNLPNVWAIGDVTGRSLLAHAAYRMGEVVAANILDDQAYKRGQVMRWNTIPWAVYCLPEAAGVGLTESKAKAEGRAIKVGSVPGQMSGRFIAENGFKAPGSAKVIVDAETNHVLGIHVLGTYASEMIWGACAVLETELTLDDLRQLVVPHPTVSELIREAAWAVKA